The DNA segment AAGGAGGCCAAGGTAACGAAGATAGAGTTTGAGGGGCCTGAAGTAGTGGTGTACGCTCAGAACCCCACAGCGTTAATAGAGGACGACAGCTTAATGAAGAACTTGGCTAAGACGTTGAAGAAGAGGGTTGTATTAAAGACGGACCCTGAGGTGAGGCTTAGTGAAGAAGAGGCTAGGAAGATAATAGTGGAGCTTGCTCCGCCTGAGGCTGAATTAACCGATATCACCTTCGACAAGGTCATGGGGGAGGTAATTATAGAGGCGCGTAGGCCTGGACTAGTAATAGGTAAAGGAGGGTCTCTACTACGCCAAATATTGATGAGGACCTACTGGAGACCTGTTGTCCACCGAGCTCCTCCTCTATACTCTAGGATAGCTCGTCAAGTGGCCCGCTTCATCTACAAGAATAGTAGGTACAGGCAGAAGGTCCTCAGGGAGATAGGGCTGCGTATACATCGCCCTGCCTTAATCAAAGAGGGGGAGGTCGTCGTCGAAGCGCTAGGCGGCTTTCAAGAAGTAGGCCGCTCAGCTCTCCTAGTTAGGGCGGGTGAGACCAATATTTTAATTGATTGTGGAGTTAAGCCGAGCGCTTCGTCTCTACTGGAGGAGTTCCCCGCCTTATGGCTCCTTGATGTTGATCGCCTGGACGCCGTGATTATAACTCACTCTCACCTCGATCACTGTGGTGCCCTTCCGTACCTCTTTAAGTATGGCTATCGAGGGCCTGTCTACTGTAGTAGGCCTACTCAGATGCTAATGTCCTTAATTTTGCTAGACTACTTAGACGTCGCTTTAAAAGAGGGCAGAGCGCCCCCCTACGACTTAAAGGACGTCAAGACAGCTCTGCTCCATACAATTCCACTAAGCTACGGAGAGGTCACTGATATAGCTCCTAACGTTAGGTTAACTCTACACAACGCCGGCCACATCATGGGCTCATCCATGGTGCACCTCCACATAGGGGACGGTATGCACAACATCGTCTACACGGGGGACTTTAAGTTCGCTAAGACTAGGCTTCTAGAAGCCTCAGCCTCCACCTTCCCTAGGCTTGAGACGCTAATAATGGAGAGCACCTATGGAGCCGCCGGCGACATAATGCCAGCGAGGCAGCAGACAGAAGAGTTTTTCACTCAGGCTGTGAATAGGGCGCTGGCGAGGGGCGGCAAGGTTCTCATCCCCGTGCTGTCAGTAGGTAGGGCTCAGGAAATTATGCTGGTCCTCATCGAGGCCATCTCCCAGAACCTGATACCCTCTATCCCCATATATATTGAGGGCATGGTTCAGGAGGCCACAGCCATACACACCATTTACCCAGAGGAGCTAGCTAGGGAGGTTAAGCAAAAGATACTCTATGAGGAGAAGAACCCCTTCCTCTCTGAGAACTTCATAACGGTCAGGAGTAGGAGGGCTAGGCCGGACATAGTTGAGGGGGAGCCCTGTATAATCATGGCCACCTCCGGCATGCTAAACGCTGGCCCCGCGGTGGAGTACTTTAAGCTACTGGCACCAGATGAGCATAATAGTTTAATTTTCGTAAGCTACCAGGCTGAAGGTACCTTAGGTAGGAGGGTGCAGAGCGGAGTTAAGGAGGTGACGTTGAGCGGCTCTAATGGTAAGCCTGAGGCAGTTCAAGTTAAGTGCGAGGTGGTTAGCGTTGAGGGCTTCTCAGGGCATAGCGATCGAAAGCAGCTCTTAAGGTTTGTCCAGCAAGTTTACCCCAGGCCCTCAAAGGTCCTCGTATGCCACGGGGAGCCCTCTAAGTCAACTAGCTTAGCAAGCGCTATCCAATACCATTTCAGGATACCTGCCGCTGCCCCCATGCCGCTCGAGGCCGTTAGGTTAAGGTGAAGCCCACGTCCATCCACCTTATCAACCTGCCTAGGAGGATCGTTATCGGCCCTAACGTCCTCAGGAGCCTAGGTGACCTATGCCTCGAGTTATGTCCTACAGGCAAGCTAATGGTGGTTACAGGAGACCGCACACTAGAAGTTGCCGGTAGAGAGGCGTTAAATTCGCTCTCCTCATCTAGGCTTGACTATGACCTAGTAGTCGTAGAGGAGCCGAACGTTTCAGTAGTCGAGACCCTAAGTAGTCGAGCTAGAGAGACTCACCTATCTGCCTTCATAGGAGTGGGCGGAGGGTCGATAATAGACGTAGCCAAGCTTGCCGCTTATAGAGCAGGGGCTGGCTTTATCAGTGTTCCTACCTCTGCCTCTCACGATGGAATAGCGTCGCCCAGAGCATCGGTAAAGGGGCTGGGCGTCTATGAGTCTGTCCCAGCTCAAACTCCGCTGGCGATCGTGGCTGACACGTCCATTATCATGAAGGCCCCGAGGAGGCTCTTAGTAAGTGGCTGCGGCGACGTCGTAGCTAAGCTAACCGCCGTACGCGACTGGCTGCTAGCCCATCGCTTAAAGGGAGAGTACTATGGAGAATACGCAGCCTCTCTAGCTCGTATGTCCGCCCAGCTGGTCGTGAAGAACGTCGTAGAGGTGGCCAACATGAACGACGAGGGGGTACGCGTACTACTCGAGGCCTTAGTGTCCTGCGGGGTAGCTATGTGTATAGCTGGGTCCTCGCGTCCATGCTCAGGCTCTGAGCATCAGTTTAGCCACGCTCTCGACATCGTCGCTTCTAAGCCAGCTCTCCACGGTGAGCAGTGTGGAGTAGGAACTATAATGATGGCCTACCTTCACGGCTTAGACTGGAGGAAGATAAGGGCCTTCCTAAAGAAGCTCGGCGCTCCAGTAAACGCAGAAGAGTTAAGCGTGTCTCCTAGCGACGTGGTCAAGGCCCTCACGATAGCCCACAAGGTAAGAGGTCGCTACACGATCCTGGGCGAGACAGGGTTAACTGAGGGAGCTGCCTACCGCTTAGCTAAGGTGACCGGGGTCATAGAGTGAGCAACTTAGCCCTAGAGGCTAGACGCATAGTTACCTTAATAGGCTCCTCTCAGGCAAGGGTCGGGTACCGCTTTGTGCACTTAGGACCTTCTAAGCCCTGTGAGCTATGTAAGCTCCTCCGTGTATGCGTAGGAGCTCTTGAGCCCGGCAGGATGTATGAAGTGGTAGCTGTTAGGAGAACTAGGCACGACTGTCCTCTTCACGAAGGAGGGGTTAAGGTAGTCGATGTAGTAGAGGCCCCGGTTGAAGTAGCTATCCCGCTGAAGGTAGCCGTAGAGGGCTTAATTATAAGCTACCGCCCACTGAAGTGTGGCTTCAAGGACTGCATGCTTACTTACCTCTGTAAGCCCAAGTGGCTACGCGCTGGAGATAGATGTAGGGTTGTTGCGGTGCTTGAGGCCGGCTTGCCTTGCCCTAAGAAGCTCAGCCTTGCGAAGGCGAGGCTGGCGAGGCTCCCTTCTTAATAACGTAGGTCTCGTAGAACCTAATAGTTGAGATCGAGGGTAGGTAGCGCCCAACGTCTAGCGCGAAGCCACGCTTAGCGAACTGAACGTCCTCTAGGGTGAAGGCCTCTTCAGGAAGCTCTACTTCTAACACGTCTCCTTCAAGCTTCACCTTGAGCTTTTCCTTAGGCACTCTCCTCATCCTCCTATGTAGGAGCTCCTTCGCCTTCTCCATGCCTCCTTCTACTTTGGACACCACCTTCAGCTCGTATACGATAGAGCAGCCCGCT comes from the Candidatus Nezhaarchaeota archaeon genome and includes:
- a CDS encoding beta-CASP ribonuclease aCPSF1, translated to MHKSSSPPSVKEELLQLIPKEAKVTKIEFEGPEVVVYAQNPTALIEDDSLMKNLAKTLKKRVVLKTDPEVRLSEEEARKIIVELAPPEAELTDITFDKVMGEVIIEARRPGLVIGKGGSLLRQILMRTYWRPVVHRAPPLYSRIARQVARFIYKNSRYRQKVLREIGLRIHRPALIKEGEVVVEALGGFQEVGRSALLVRAGETNILIDCGVKPSASSLLEEFPALWLLDVDRLDAVIITHSHLDHCGALPYLFKYGYRGPVYCSRPTQMLMSLILLDYLDVALKEGRAPPYDLKDVKTALLHTIPLSYGEVTDIAPNVRLTLHNAGHIMGSSMVHLHIGDGMHNIVYTGDFKFAKTRLLEASASTFPRLETLIMESTYGAAGDIMPARQQTEEFFTQAVNRALARGGKVLIPVLSVGRAQEIMLVLIEAISQNLIPSIPIYIEGMVQEATAIHTIYPEELAREVKQKILYEEKNPFLSENFITVRSRRARPDIVEGEPCIIMATSGMLNAGPAVEYFKLLAPDEHNSLIFVSYQAEGTLGRRVQSGVKEVTLSGSNGKPEAVQVKCEVVSVEGFSGHSDRKQLLRFVQQVYPRPSKVLVCHGEPSKSTSLASAIQYHFRIPAAAPMPLEAVRLR
- a CDS encoding UPF0179 family protein; translation: MSNLALEARRIVTLIGSSQARVGYRFVHLGPSKPCELCKLLRVCVGALEPGRMYEVVAVRRTRHDCPLHEGGVKVVDVVEAPVEVAIPLKVAVEGLIISYRPLKCGFKDCMLTYLCKPKWLRAGDRCRVVAVLEAGLPCPKKLSLAKARLARLPS
- a CDS encoding NAD(P)-dependent glycerol-1-phosphate dehydrogenase, translating into MHLINLPRRIVIGPNVLRSLGDLCLELCPTGKLMVVTGDRTLEVAGREALNSLSSSRLDYDLVVVEEPNVSVVETLSSRARETHLSAFIGVGGGSIIDVAKLAAYRAGAGFISVPTSASHDGIASPRASVKGLGVYESVPAQTPLAIVADTSIIMKAPRRLLVSGCGDVVAKLTAVRDWLLAHRLKGEYYGEYAASLARMSAQLVVKNVVEVANMNDEGVRVLLEALVSCGVAMCIAGSSRPCSGSEHQFSHALDIVASKPALHGEQCGVGTIMMAYLHGLDWRKIRAFLKKLGAPVNAEELSVSPSDVVKALTIAHKVRGRYTILGETGLTEGAAYRLAKVTGVIE